One stretch of Glandiceps talaboti chromosome 7, keGlaTala1.1, whole genome shotgun sequence DNA includes these proteins:
- the LOC144438059 gene encoding low-density lipoprotein receptor-related protein 3-like, with translation MSEPEPTAYRGDEYYLTQNCDLVIDVPGNKDVVLYSQSGVQYTGNQDCVVTLKARPGKKSLVTFSIFDVNKNDDGTCEDALELYDGNDDSAPALTPANGLCGVLNDIADFYDSSAENITIKFTTGASGFGGGFTVIVTSVSNGTCEDSEFECDNGLCIDPNLKDNLRDNCGDKSDENELFGKALTLWEKLMDFGLAAAIGILVAGVIVLIILIVCLACCICKCCCKKVSPV, from the exons ATGTCTGAGCCCGAACCAACAGCTTACCGTGGCGACG AATACTATTTGACCCAAAATTGCGACCTAGTTATTGACGTACCGGGTAACAAAGATGTCGTATTGTACTCTCAATCCGGGGTTCAGTATACTGGCAACCAAGATTGCGTGGTCACCTTGAAAGCTAGACCTGGCAAAAAAAGTTTGGTGACGTTTTCTATATTCGACGTCAATAAAAATGACGACGGTACATGTGAAGATGCACTGGAGTTATACGATGGCAACGACGACTCAGCCCCAGCGTTGACGCCAGCTAATGGACTGTGTGGTGTACTAAACGACATTGCAGACTTTTATGACAGCAGCGCAGAAAACATCACAATAAAATTTACTACAGGTGCATCTGGTTTTGGGGGTGGATTCACAGTCATTGTCACAAGTGTTTCAAACG GAACCTGCGAGGATTCCGAATTCGAGTGTGATAATGGTTTATGCATCGACccaaacttaaaagacaatttaCGAGATAATTGTGGTGACAAGAGTGATGAGA ACGAGCTATTTGGGAAGGCCCTTACTCTATGGGAAAAGTTGATGGATTTCGGTCTTGCCGCAGCCATCGGTATCTTGGTGGCTGGAGTTATCGTTTTGATTATTCTCATCGTTTGTCTGGCTTGCTGTATCTGCAAGTGTTGTTGTAAAAAGGTGTCGCCGGTGTAA
- the LOC144437567 gene encoding membrane frizzled-related protein-like translates to MATFGRNTCNVTSQFHRVAVSVLVLLFSMVYRTSSFEISYMSQNCGETVSGGTGGYIEPDTSLTYSHDMDCVVVLEVKADHKILLQFKRFDLEPPHDGVCADTLNVYDGSSVSATSLTGDLCDRQTVADVTSTGNAVTLELQTDAVGNANGFAILYTAYLESEADGSCLGEYFACNSSICIPSELKCNNYDHCGDGSDESDCREEDELIGGGLTVGQVIAIILGIICFAMLVGGIAYFVDRHQRAKQLTQEIMMTEQIMYPADNVYTDKDFWGNTRPGTSHRRSGQS, encoded by the exons ATGGCGACATTCGGACGTAATACCTGCAATGTGACTTCTCAATTTCACCGAGTTGCTGTCTCTGTGCTTGTCCTTTTGTTTTCCATGGTTTACAGAACATCTTCTTTCGAAATTT CTTACATGTCACAGAATTGTGGAGAAACTGTGAGCGGTGGAACAGGTGGTTACATTGAACCAGACACAAGTCTTACCTACTCCCACGACATGGACTGTGTCGTCGTTTTAGAAGTTAAAGCAGATCACAAAATATTACTACAGTTCAAACGTTTTGATCTTGAACCCCCACATGATGGTGTCTGTGCAGATACATTGAATGTGTATGATGGTAGCAGTGTTTCTGCCACAAGTCTCACTGGGGATCTgtgcgacagacagacagttgcTGATGTTACAAGCACGGGAAATGCTGTTACTCTAGAACTGCAAACAGATGCTGTTGGTAATGCTAATGGGTTCGCCATTCTATACACAGCTTACCTAGAAAGTGAGGCTGATG GTTCATGCTTGGGTGAGTATTTTGCATGTAACAGTAGTATTTGCATACCAAGTGAACTAAAATGCAATAACTATGACCATTGTGGGGATGGCAGTGATGAAAGTGATTGTAGAG AGGAAGATGAATTAATAGGAGGAGGTCTTACAGTTGGTCAAGTAATTGCCATCATTCTGGGGATAATATGTTTTGCGATGTTGGTCGGTGGAATTGCTTACTTTGTGGATCGCCATCAAAGGGCAAAGCAGTTGACACAGGAAATCATGATGACAGAGCAGATCATGTATCCAGCTGATAATGTGTATACAGATAAAGATTTCTGGGGTAACACCAGACCAGGCACGTCTCACAGAAGATCAGGTCAATCATAG